One stretch of Niallia sp. XMNu-256 DNA includes these proteins:
- the accC gene encoding acetyl-CoA carboxylase biotin carboxylase subunit, with protein sequence MIKKLLIANRGEIAVRIIRACRELGIETVAVYSEADKEALHVQLADEAYCIGPTASKDSYLNFTNIISVATLTGCNAIHPGYGFLAENAGFAELCRDCNIIFVGPSPEAISKMGTKDIARETMREAGVPIVPGSKGIIDTIEDAIELANEIQYPVIIKATAGGGGKGIRVARDEAELVKGINITQQEAMTAFGNPGVYIEKYIEDFRHVEIQVMADNYGNVIHLGERDCSIQRRLQKLLEESPSPALDSEMRAEMGEAAVKAAKAVEYTGAGTVEFIYDYQNRKFYFMEMNTRIQVEHPVTEMVTGTDLVKEQILVASGEKLSLSQDDVTFNGWSIECRINAENPEKNFMPSAGKINMYLAPGGLGVRVDSAVYPGYIIPPYYDSMIAKVITHGKTRDEAIAKMKRALSEFVIEGVHTTIPFHMRLLSHEQFVSGEFNTKFLEKHDVMKSEK encoded by the coding sequence ATGATCAAAAAATTATTAATTGCAAATAGAGGGGAAATCGCTGTCCGAATTATTCGTGCCTGTCGGGAGCTAGGCATTGAAACCGTGGCAGTTTATTCAGAAGCAGATAAAGAAGCTCTTCATGTCCAGTTGGCAGACGAAGCCTACTGTATAGGGCCAACTGCTTCAAAAGATAGCTATTTAAACTTCACAAATATCATTAGTGTAGCCACTTTAACGGGGTGTAATGCGATTCATCCTGGCTATGGATTTCTCGCTGAAAATGCTGGTTTTGCGGAACTATGCCGTGATTGCAACATTATCTTTGTTGGTCCAAGTCCTGAGGCTATTTCCAAAATGGGAACAAAGGATATTGCCCGAGAAACGATGCGAGAGGCTGGTGTACCGATTGTTCCTGGGTCAAAGGGGATCATTGATACAATTGAAGATGCGATAGAATTAGCAAATGAAATTCAATATCCAGTTATTATCAAAGCAACTGCCGGTGGGGGCGGCAAGGGAATTCGTGTTGCACGTGATGAGGCTGAGTTAGTCAAAGGAATTAATATCACTCAACAAGAAGCGATGACAGCGTTTGGGAATCCCGGAGTCTATATTGAAAAATATATAGAGGATTTCCGTCATGTTGAAATTCAGGTAATGGCAGATAACTATGGCAATGTTATTCATCTTGGTGAACGTGATTGTTCCATTCAGAGACGTTTACAAAAATTATTAGAGGAGTCTCCATCACCAGCTTTAGATAGTGAAATGCGGGCTGAAATGGGCGAAGCTGCAGTCAAGGCGGCCAAGGCTGTTGAATATACTGGAGCAGGTACGGTAGAATTTATTTATGATTATCAGAACCGTAAATTTTACTTTATGGAGATGAATACGCGCATTCAAGTAGAACATCCGGTCACTGAAATGGTAACAGGTACGGACTTAGTAAAAGAACAAATCTTAGTTGCATCTGGTGAGAAATTAAGCTTGTCACAAGACGATGTCACATTTAACGGATGGTCGATCGAATGTCGAATTAATGCCGAAAATCCTGAAAAGAATTTTATGCCTTCAGCAGGGAAAATAAACATGTATCTAGCCCCAGGCGGTTTAGGTGTTCGCGTTGATTCCGCCGTCTATCCTGGGTACATAATTCCTCCTTATTATGATTCTATGATTGCAAAGGTTATTACGCATGGAAAAACACGTGATGAAGCGATTGCGAAAATGAAGAGAGCGTTGAGTGAATTTGTCATTGAAGGAGTTCATACAACGATTCCGTTTCATATGAGATTATTAAGTCATGAACAATTCGTCAGTGGCGAATTTAATACCAAATTTTTAGAAAAGCATGATGTAATGAAATCAGAAAAATAA
- a CDS encoding SA1362 family protein yields MKNRIFNYIVFGVIGLAVFGILSQIIYNPAVFFKGIAITLGIAAVIFFVVKLIYKPSPAKREQRAFIKAAKKSAKRKQQNVAIPQNRMKMKTTPKKTSTLTPIKSARALRKKKDQPQLTVIEGKKGKKKNRASFL; encoded by the coding sequence TTGAAAAATCGGATTTTCAATTACATTGTATTTGGTGTTATCGGTCTCGCAGTTTTTGGCATACTGTCACAGATTATTTATAATCCAGCCGTTTTTTTCAAAGGAATTGCTATTACGCTTGGAATTGCAGCAGTTATTTTCTTTGTTGTTAAGCTAATTTATAAGCCTAGCCCGGCAAAGCGTGAACAACGGGCATTTATAAAAGCAGCGAAAAAATCAGCAAAAAGAAAACAACAAAATGTTGCGATCCCACAAAATCGAATGAAAATGAAGACTACACCTAAAAAGACAAGTACTTTAACACCTATTAAAAGTGCTCGTGCATTAAGGAAGAAAAAGGATCAGCCTCAATTAACTGTAATTGAAGGAAAAAAAGGGAAAAAGAAAAATCGTGCCTCATTTTTATGA
- a CDS encoding YqhR family membrane protein, which translates to MSKDIQKREKLKEKPMSFITLVMITGFIGGIVFSSLAFLAYIFDFTSISPRVILEPWTFGDWKRGWLGTLIAIVFMGAISIVAALIYYGLLRKFKSMWVGIAYGLALFLLVFFILNPIFPGIQPFNELNVNTLVTTLCLYVLYGLFVGYTISYEESEISNRKTKEEEAEA; encoded by the coding sequence ATGAGTAAAGATATCCAGAAAAGGGAAAAGTTAAAAGAAAAACCGATGTCATTTATCACACTTGTCATGATCACTGGTTTTATTGGGGGAATAGTGTTTAGTAGTCTAGCCTTTTTAGCATATATTTTTGATTTCACATCGATTTCTCCCCGTGTTATTTTAGAACCTTGGACATTTGGTGATTGGAAAAGAGGTTGGCTGGGAACGTTGATAGCAATCGTTTTTATGGGGGCTATTTCAATTGTCGCAGCACTTATTTATTACGGATTATTAAGAAAATTTAAGAGTATGTGGGTTGGAATTGCATATGGCTTAGCCCTATTTTTGCTTGTGTTTTTTATTTTAAATCCAATTTTTCCTGGAATTCAGCCATTTAATGAGTTAAATGTAAATACATTAGTTACAACCCTTTGCCTATATGTCCTTTACGGACTATTTGTTGGTTATACCATATCTTATGAGGAATCAGAAATCAGCAATAGAAAGACAAAAGAAGAGGAAGCTGAAGCTTAA
- the accB gene encoding acetyl-CoA carboxylase biotin carboxyl carrier protein yields the protein MLKVQEIRELIKVIDQSSIEEFTFEQEGSKIKIKKKSGMEAGVVHSVPQPVAVTVPQPVVEQQPVNQVATESQPVAQQATQTNETNLHKITSPMVGTFYHSSSPDAEPYVKVGSKVSTDSIVCIVEAMKLFNEIEAEVNGEIVEVLVKNGQLVEYGQPLFLVKPE from the coding sequence ATGTTAAAAGTACAAGAAATTCGAGAATTGATTAAAGTGATCGATCAATCTTCTATAGAGGAATTTACATTTGAACAAGAAGGTTCTAAGATAAAAATTAAGAAGAAATCTGGTATGGAAGCTGGAGTTGTTCATTCCGTTCCACAACCAGTAGCTGTTACAGTTCCACAACCAGTTGTAGAACAACAGCCTGTTAACCAAGTAGCTACAGAAAGCCAACCAGTTGCCCAACAAGCAACCCAAACAAATGAAACGAACTTACATAAAATCACTTCTCCAATGGTTGGGACATTCTATCATTCATCATCACCTGATGCAGAGCCATATGTGAAGGTTGGTTCTAAAGTATCTACAGATTCGATTGTATGTATTGTAGAAGCAATGAAACTCTTTAATGAAATTGAAGCTGAGGTAAACGGTGAAATTGTAGAAGTTCTAGTTAAAAACGGACAACTTGTTGAATATGGTCAACCATTATTTTTAGTAAAACCGGAGTAA
- the spoIIIAA gene encoding stage III sporulation protein AA: MKAVLSFLPRSISEQINKIPPTLLNEIEEIRVRVNRPLEISSKGLVQYFPYTVQLEDAHHLLNKISHHSIYALEEELKRGYITIEGGHRVGLAGKVILEEGRVKAIRDVSSFNIRIAKEKIGIAERIIKDIYKGDWLHTMIVGPPQTGKTTLLRDIARIISGGKSPIERKARKVGIVDERSEIAGCVAGIPQMTFGPRVDVLDACPKAEGMMMMIRSMSPEVLIVDEIGRAEDSEAIMEAVNAGIKLIMTTHGRSFDEIKRRPTLEKLLNEKVFQRFILLSRDSGPGTITNVLDDNGKRTNEVSVL; encoded by the coding sequence GTGAAAGCCGTTCTATCTTTTTTACCTAGATCTATATCTGAGCAAATTAACAAAATCCCTCCAACTTTATTAAATGAAATTGAGGAAATACGTGTGCGCGTAAATCGACCACTAGAGATCTCATCTAAAGGATTGGTACAATATTTTCCTTATACAGTACAACTAGAAGATGCCCATCATTTGCTTAATAAAATTAGCCACCATTCGATTTACGCCTTAGAGGAGGAATTAAAGCGTGGGTATATCACGATTGAAGGTGGTCATCGCGTTGGATTGGCGGGAAAAGTCATTCTTGAAGAAGGAAGGGTGAAGGCAATTAGGGATGTTTCATCCTTTAATATTCGAATCGCCAAGGAAAAAATCGGAATAGCCGAACGAATTATTAAAGATATATATAAAGGAGATTGGCTTCATACGATGATTGTGGGGCCACCTCAAACAGGTAAAACTACGCTATTACGTGATATTGCCCGAATTATCTCAGGTGGTAAATCACCAATTGAAAGGAAAGCAAGGAAGGTTGGAATTGTGGATGAACGATCGGAAATCGCAGGCTGTGTGGCCGGAATTCCACAAATGACTTTTGGGCCGAGAGTCGATGTATTGGATGCTTGTCCAAAAGCAGAAGGAATGATGATGATGATTCGCTCCATGAGTCCAGAGGTATTAATTGTCGATGAAATTGGCCGAGCTGAAGATTCAGAAGCCATCATGGAGGCCGTAAATGCCGGAATTAAGCTAATAATGACAACCCATGGTCGATCATTTGATGAAATTAAAAGGCGCCCGACACTTGAAAAATTATTAAATGAAAAAGTGTTCCAGCGATTTATCCTGTTAAGTAGGGACTCTGGTCCAGGCACAATTACAAATGTTTTGGATGATAACGGCAAAAGGACCAATGAAGTGAGTGTGTTATAA
- the spoIIIAD gene encoding stage III sporulation protein AD, which translates to MPIEILQIIGIAFIATFLALIVKEQKPNFAFLIIVFSGCAIFLFLIDQITAIISMIERLAINANVNLIYLETILKIIGIAYIAEFASQITKDAGQGSMAAKIELGGKILILAMAIPIITVLIETIIELIPS; encoded by the coding sequence ATTCCGATTGAAATTCTTCAAATAATTGGGATCGCCTTCATTGCTACCTTTCTTGCCTTAATTGTAAAAGAACAGAAACCGAACTTTGCCTTTCTTATCATTGTTTTTTCAGGCTGTGCGATTTTCCTATTTTTAATTGATCAAATCACAGCCATTATCTCGATGATCGAGAGATTGGCAATTAATGCTAATGTAAATTTAATTTACTTAGAAACGATCTTGAAAATTATTGGAATTGCTTATATTGCTGAATTTGCCTCACAAATCACAAAGGATGCCGGACAAGGATCGATGGCTGCCAAAATTGAATTAGGTGGAAAAATCCTAATTTTAGCAATGGCGATTCCCATTATAACGGTTTTAATTGAGACCATTATTGAGTTAATCCCGAGTTAG
- the spoIIIAB gene encoding stage III sporulation protein SpoIIIAB — MIKLAGALLILIATTWTGFEIAKQLTERPRQLRTLKTALQSLEAEIMYGQTPLHEASRRLSQQLTAPINEFFAKFSRKLSENETTVRDAWEESLKEIWGRTALKKGEFEIMKQFGETLGRHDRISQQKQILLTLTHLDREETEAREKQVRYEKMVKNIGFLSGLLLIILLL, encoded by the coding sequence ATGATAAAACTAGCAGGTGCTCTTTTAATTTTAATCGCCACAACATGGACAGGTTTTGAAATAGCAAAACAACTGACCGAACGACCACGACAACTGAGGACATTAAAGACCGCTTTACAGTCATTAGAAGCCGAAATTATGTATGGTCAAACACCCTTACATGAAGCCTCTCGACGATTATCACAGCAGTTAACAGCACCTATAAATGAATTCTTTGCAAAGTTTAGTAGAAAATTGTCTGAAAATGAAACTACTGTTAGAGATGCTTGGGAAGAAAGTTTAAAAGAAATCTGGGGGAGAACCGCTTTAAAAAAAGGTGAGTTTGAAATCATGAAACAATTTGGCGAAACATTAGGTCGCCATGATCGAATCTCCCAGCAAAAGCAAATATTGCTTACCTTGACCCATCTGGATAGAGAGGAAACTGAAGCAAGGGAAAAGCAAGTTAGATATGAAAAAATGGTGAAAAATATTGGTTTTTTATCAGGGCTGTTATTAATTATTTTACTTTTGTAG
- the efp gene encoding elongation factor P, giving the protein MISVNEFRTGLTIEVDGGIWRVMDFQHVKPGKGAAFVRSKLRNLRTGAIQEKTFRAGEKVGKAQIDNRRMNYLYANGDQHVFMDNESYDQIELPATTIEYELKFLKENMEVHIIMYQGETIGIELPNTVELEVTDTEPGIKGDTASGGSKPATLETGLIVQVPFFVNQGDRLIVNTSDGSYVSRA; this is encoded by the coding sequence ATGATTTCAGTTAATGAGTTTCGCACTGGTTTAACCATTGAAGTAGATGGTGGAATCTGGCGCGTCATGGATTTCCAACATGTTAAACCTGGAAAAGGAGCAGCTTTTGTTCGCTCGAAACTTCGTAACCTTCGTACAGGAGCAATCCAAGAGAAAACTTTCCGTGCAGGCGAAAAAGTAGGAAAAGCACAAATTGATAATCGCAGAATGAACTACTTATATGCAAATGGCGATCAACATGTATTCATGGACAATGAGTCATATGATCAAATTGAATTACCTGCAACGACGATTGAATATGAACTAAAGTTTCTGAAAGAAAATATGGAAGTACATATTATCATGTATCAAGGTGAGACGATTGGGATTGAACTTCCAAACACAGTTGAATTAGAAGTAACAGATACAGAGCCTGGAATCAAAGGGGATACGGCTTCAGGTGGTTCAAAGCCAGCGACACTTGAAACCGGCCTAATTGTACAAGTGCCATTCTTTGTGAATCAAGGCGATCGTCTGATCGTCAATACGAGTGATGGAAGTTATGTTTCACGCGCCTAA
- a CDS encoding SpoIIIAH-like family protein: MLLKKQTVWLLTMLSLVVVLSVYYITSPEQQQNELAAVDQQEEKEQQAGETTKDNEEIAPDAKTEEAESKDAEIITNAAGDEAFETMRMQLMDERSQLKEELEKKIASTDLPAEERSEAKEQMNELNEIANKEVLLETLIKAMNYEDVLVRADDDQVNITVKAEKQSKTEANKIIQTVRSELGPLHAVVEFQNVQ, translated from the coding sequence ATGTTATTGAAGAAGCAAACCGTTTGGTTATTAACAATGTTGAGTTTGGTTGTTGTATTGTCAGTCTACTATATCACTTCACCGGAGCAGCAACAAAATGAGTTAGCAGCAGTTGATCAGCAAGAGGAAAAAGAGCAACAAGCGGGTGAAACTACAAAGGATAATGAAGAAATAGCTCCAGATGCAAAAACAGAAGAAGCTGAATCAAAAGATGCAGAAATTATTACAAATGCAGCTGGCGACGAAGCATTCGAAACGATGCGTATGCAATTAATGGATGAGCGTAGTCAATTAAAAGAGGAACTGGAGAAAAAGATAGCATCTACAGATCTACCTGCTGAGGAACGTAGCGAAGCAAAAGAACAAATGAATGAATTAAATGAAATTGCAAACAAGGAAGTACTACTTGAAACATTAATTAAAGCAATGAATTACGAAGATGTTCTCGTTCGTGCCGATGACGACCAAGTAAACATTACAGTTAAGGCTGAAAAGCAATCAAAGACAGAAGCAAATAAAATTATTCAGACAGTTAGAAGCGAATTAGGACCACTTCATGCAGTTGTTGAATTTCAAAATGTTCAATAA
- the spoIIIAC gene encoding stage III sporulation protein AC, with protein sequence MGLEVDIIFKIAGVGIVVAFLHTILDQVGKKEYAQWVTLFGFIYILFMVASIVDDLFQKIKSVFLFQG encoded by the coding sequence ATGGGGTTAGAGGTTGACATTATTTTTAAAATTGCTGGGGTCGGAATTGTAGTCGCCTTTTTACATACGATTCTTGATCAAGTTGGTAAAAAGGAATATGCCCAATGGGTGACACTATTTGGCTTTATCTATATTTTGTTTATGGTAGCTTCGATTGTTGATGATTTATTCCAGAAAATTAAATCCGTCTTTTTATTCCAAGGATAA
- the spoIIIAF gene encoding stage III sporulation protein AF yields MEFIKEWVTNIILFVLFATLIDMLLPTSKFQKYTKMVIGLLLISIILTPIFKLFSTDFEETFAAAIPMWEQNKEGQIKNSIDLQKSEIQASHHAYILEQMAVQLKEDAEEELMDQFEVVITDLEVVVDEADERPFPENLQKVVIHLDEGAEAENAVEAVKPIDINTNGPLKEETTNSKIEKDKMIQLLSDKWRINEEIIELQIEGGDKEQ; encoded by the coding sequence ATGGAATTTATTAAAGAATGGGTTACAAATATTATTCTATTTGTTCTATTTGCTACTTTAATCGATATGCTCCTGCCGACCTCTAAATTTCAAAAATATACAAAAATGGTGATTGGACTGCTATTAATTTCAATCATTCTTACACCTATTTTTAAATTATTTTCAACTGATTTTGAAGAGACATTTGCGGCAGCCATTCCAATGTGGGAACAAAATAAAGAAGGTCAAATAAAAAATTCAATTGATTTGCAAAAAAGTGAAATACAAGCCTCTCATCATGCATATATTTTAGAACAGATGGCTGTCCAACTTAAAGAGGACGCAGAGGAGGAGTTGATGGATCAATTTGAAGTAGTCATTACAGATCTTGAAGTAGTAGTAGACGAAGCAGATGAACGTCCCTTCCCGGAGAATTTACAAAAGGTAGTGATTCATTTAGATGAGGGAGCAGAAGCTGAAAATGCGGTTGAAGCGGTGAAGCCAATAGATATTAATACAAATGGGCCACTTAAAGAGGAAACAACAAATAGTAAGATTGAAAAGGACAAAATGATTCAACTTCTTTCAGATAAATGGAGGATCAATGAAGAGATTATTGAACTTCAAATAGAAGGGGGGGACAAGGAACAATAA
- the spoIIIAE gene encoding stage III sporulation protein AE yields the protein MKQRFSLVLLLFLVLFFLLIPTVQASPQTPFENDHVENGLQDAVNSQIESLNLDELKGFWEDVMNEYGGFLPESQKGSLYDFIKGEKEFSLKEWFTGMLKYAFHEFVANGKLLGALVILTIFSMFLQSLQNAFENGAISKAAYAVVFMVLAIIALNSFYVATTYAVQAITNMTSFIMALIPLLLALIAASGGLVSAAFFHPVILFLMNISGLFIKSIVLPLLFLATLLSVVSTLSEQYKVSQLAKLLRNGSISLLGLFFTIFLGVISVQGASAAVTDGITLRTAKFITGNFIPVIGRMFSDATDTVVSASVLLKNTVGIVGVAILLMIVAFPAVKILMIALIYKFSAAVLQPLGGGPIISCLDIIGKSIIYVFAALAIVSLMFFLSITVIVAAGNLTVMVR from the coding sequence ATGAAGCAGCGGTTTTCTCTTGTTCTGCTATTATTTTTGGTACTATTTTTTCTCCTCATTCCTACTGTACAAGCTTCACCACAAACACCATTCGAGAATGATCATGTGGAAAATGGACTTCAGGATGCGGTCAATTCCCAAATCGAATCATTAAATTTGGATGAATTGAAAGGGTTTTGGGAGGATGTTATGAACGAGTATGGCGGTTTTTTGCCAGAAAGTCAAAAGGGAAGTTTATATGATTTTATTAAAGGTGAGAAGGAATTTTCCTTAAAAGAATGGTTTACAGGAATGTTAAAGTATGCATTTCATGAATTCGTGGCAAATGGCAAGCTTTTAGGAGCTCTAGTGATATTAACCATTTTCAGTATGTTTTTACAATCGTTACAAAACGCTTTTGAAAATGGAGCGATCAGTAAAGCAGCCTATGCGGTTGTGTTTATGGTGTTGGCAATTATAGCATTGAACAGTTTCTATGTTGCAACTACTTATGCTGTTCAAGCTATCACTAACATGACAAGCTTTATTATGGCGTTAATCCCATTATTATTAGCATTAATTGCAGCATCAGGTGGGCTTGTATCAGCAGCCTTTTTTCATCCAGTCATTTTATTTCTAATGAATATTAGTGGTTTATTTATAAAATCGATTGTGTTGCCATTATTATTTTTAGCCACCTTACTAAGTGTGGTCAGCACCTTAAGTGAGCAATATAAAGTGTCTCAACTTGCAAAACTGCTTAGAAATGGAAGTATCTCCTTGTTAGGCTTATTTTTTACCATCTTTCTCGGGGTGATTTCTGTACAGGGTGCCTCAGCCGCTGTTACAGATGGGATAACCCTTCGAACAGCTAAGTTTATAACCGGAAATTTCATCCCTGTAATCGGAAGGATGTTTTCCGATGCAACCGATACGGTTGTAAGTGCTTCTGTACTATTAAAAAATACAGTTGGGATCGTTGGAGTTGCTATATTACTTATGATTGTCGCTTTTCCAGCAGTAAAAATTCTTATGATCGCCCTCATCTATAAATTTTCAGCAGCGGTTTTACAGCCATTAGGAGGAGGGCCAATTATATCATGTCTTGATATTATTGGTAAAAGTATTATTTATGTATTTGCAGCTCTTGCCATTGTCTCTTTAATGTTCTTTTTAAGCATTACCGTGATCGTTGCAGCTGGAAACTTAACAGTGATGGTTAGGTAG
- the spoIIIAG gene encoding stage III sporulation protein AG: MKQEKGPLSWLKRQFSKDENAADKKKGKYPYLILVLLFGTGFMLISNLLSNDGTSKEAVPTLGRGGEEKQADVETFGQKNSEKDSLIDEYERTYESQLKEALDAIVGVDDVTVVVNVDSTETKVFEKNRNTQTQLTDETDREGGKRKVEDQSIEEQLVIIQNGEKEVPIVAETKKPEIRGVLVVAKGADNIQVKKWIVEAVTRVLDVPSHRVAVMPKKTKEE; the protein is encoded by the coding sequence ATGAAACAGGAAAAGGGACCTTTGTCATGGTTAAAGAGGCAATTTTCAAAAGATGAAAATGCTGCTGATAAGAAAAAGGGAAAATATCCTTATTTAATACTCGTTCTCCTATTTGGAACAGGATTTATGTTGATTAGTAATCTACTTTCAAATGATGGAACTTCAAAAGAAGCGGTACCAACATTAGGCAGAGGGGGAGAAGAAAAGCAAGCTGATGTAGAAACATTTGGGCAAAAGAATTCAGAAAAGGATAGTCTAATAGATGAATATGAGAGAACATATGAATCACAGTTAAAAGAAGCACTTGATGCAATTGTCGGTGTAGACGATGTGACCGTTGTCGTTAATGTAGATTCCACAGAAACAAAAGTTTTTGAGAAAAATAGAAATACACAAACACAGTTAACTGATGAAACCGACCGTGAAGGCGGCAAACGAAAAGTTGAAGACCAATCGATAGAGGAACAGCTTGTGATTATACAAAATGGTGAAAAGGAAGTACCGATTGTAGCTGAAACGAAGAAGCCAGAAATTCGCGGCGTCCTTGTCGTTGCAAAAGGTGCTGATAACATTCAAGTGAAAAAGTGGATTGTTGAAGCTGTCACTCGGGTTTTAGATGTACCGAGTCACCGTGTCGCTGTAATGCCGAAGAAAACGAAGGAGGAGTAA
- a CDS encoding Xaa-Pro peptidase family protein, translating to MEKIEKVVAALEDRGLDGILITSPNNRRYASNFTGTAGTVLISRSKSVFITDFRYVEQATKQCIGFEIVKQKEGMTQEIANKINELGITKLGFEQDYVTFSTYQEYKSAFKTELVPVSGIIEKLRLIKSESEIKILKEAASIADAAFDHIIKFIQPGKSELEISNELEFFMRKAGATSSSFDTIVASGVRSALPHGVATDKLIEKGDFVTLDYGAYYKGYVSDITRTIAVGKPDHQLIEIYNIVHEAQKRGLTGLKPGINGKEADALTRDYITEKGYGEYFGHSTGHGIGLEVHEGPNLSMKSEYILEPGMVVTVEPGIYVAGLGGVRIEDDTLITENGNERLTHSTKELIIL from the coding sequence GTGGAAAAGATAGAAAAAGTTGTTGCTGCTTTGGAAGATCGTGGATTAGACGGCATTTTAATTACAAGTCCTAATAACCGTCGCTACGCTTCCAACTTTACTGGCACTGCCGGAACAGTTCTTATTAGTCGCAGTAAATCTGTATTTATTACCGATTTTCGTTATGTTGAACAAGCAACAAAGCAATGTATCGGGTTTGAAATTGTTAAGCAAAAAGAGGGTATGACTCAAGAAATTGCAAATAAAATTAATGAGCTTGGGATTACCAAACTAGGTTTTGAACAGGACTATGTTACGTTTTCTACTTATCAGGAGTATAAGTCAGCCTTTAAAACAGAATTGGTTCCCGTTTCAGGTATTATTGAAAAATTACGCTTGATTAAGAGTGAGTCAGAGATTAAGATATTAAAGGAAGCAGCAAGCATTGCCGATGCTGCCTTTGATCATATTATTAAATTCATTCAACCTGGAAAATCAGAGTTAGAAATTTCGAATGAATTAGAGTTCTTTATGAGAAAAGCGGGAGCTACCTCCTCTTCATTTGATACCATTGTCGCTTCAGGTGTTCGTTCTGCCCTTCCGCATGGAGTTGCAACAGATAAGCTTATTGAAAAAGGAGATTTTGTAACTTTAGATTATGGTGCTTATTATAAGGGGTATGTATCTGATATAACACGGACGATTGCTGTGGGTAAACCAGACCATCAATTGATAGAGATTTATAACATTGTTCATGAAGCACAAAAGCGTGGTTTAACTGGTCTTAAACCGGGAATAAACGGAAAAGAAGCAGATGCCTTAACAAGAGATTATATTACTGAAAAAGGGTATGGCGAATATTTTGGACATTCAACCGGTCATGGCATTGGACTAGAAGTACATGAAGGTCCAAACCTGTCGATGAAATCAGAATACATACTTGAACCTGGAATGGTGGTAACCGTTGAACCTGGTATATATGTAGCAGGTCTTGGTGGGGTTAGAATTGAAGACGATACTTTAATAACCGAAAATGGAAATGAACGATTAACGCATTCGACGAAAGAACTGATTATATTATAG